A genome region from Pseudomonas sp. N3-W includes the following:
- a CDS encoding NAD-glutamate dehydrogenase, protein MAFFTAASKADFQHQLQAALAQHISEQALPQVALFAEQFFGIISLDELTQRRLSDLAGCTLSAWRLLERFDHAQPQVRVYNPDYERHGWQSTHTAVEVLHHDLPFLVDSVRTELNRRGYSIHTLQTTVLSVRRGSKGELLEILPKGTHGEGILQESLMYLEIDRCANAAELNVLSKELEQVLGEVRVAVADFEPMKAKVQEMLSGLDNSQYSIDGDEKAEIKSFLEWLVGNHFTFLGYEEFVVRDEADGGHIEYDQNSFLGLTKLLRAGLTADDLRIEDYAVNYLREPTPLSFAKAAHPSRVHRPAYPDYVSIREIDADGNVIKECRFMGLYTSSVYGESVRVIPYIRRKVEEIERRSGFQAKAHLGKELAQVVEVLPRDDLFQTPVDELFSTVMSIVQIQERNKIRVFLRKDPYGRFCYCLAYVPRDIYSTEVRQKIQQVLMDRLKASDCEFWTFFSESVLARVQLILRVDPKNRLDIDPVLLEKEVVQACRSWQDDYANLVVESFGEAHGTNVLADFPKGFPAGYRERFAAHSAVVDMQHLLSLTEKNPLVMSFYQPLGQVSGQRELHCKLYHADTPLALSDVLPILENLGLRVLGEFPYRLRHNNGREFWIHDFAFTAAEGLELDIQQLNDTLQDAFVHIVRGEAENDAFNRLVLTAGLPWRDVALLRAYARYMKQIRLGFDLGYIASTLNNHTDIARELTRLFKTRFYLARKLSSDDLEDKQHRLEQAIVTALDDVQVLNEDRILRRYLDLIKATLRTNFYQTDANGQNKSYFSFKFNPHAIPELPKPVPKFEIFVYSPRVEGVHLRFGNVARGGLRWSDREEDYRTEVLGLVKAQQVKNSVIVPVGAKGGFLPRRLPLGGGRDEIAAEGIACYRIFISGLLDITDNLKDGALVPPVNVVRHDDDDPYLVVAADKGTATFSDIANGIAIDYGFWLGDAFASGGSAGYDHKKMGITAKGAWVGVQRHFRERGINVQEDSITVVGVGDMAGDVFGNGLLMSDKLQLVAAFNHLHIFIDPNPQPANSFVERQRLFDLPRSAWSDYDTSIMSEGGGIFSRSAKSIAISPQMKERFDIEADKLTPTELLNALLKAPVDLLWNGGIGTYVKASTESHADVGDKANDALRVNGNELRCKVVGEGGNLGMTQLGRVEFGLNGGGSNTDFIDNAGGVDCSDHEVNIKILLNEVVQAGDMTEKQRNQLLGSMTDEVGGLVLGNNYKQTQALSLAARRALPRIAEYKRLMNDLEGRGKLDRAIEFLPSEEQINERVAAGHGLTRAELSVLISYSKIDLKEALLNSQVPDDDYLTRDMETAFPPMLVSKFSEAMRRHRLKREIVSTQIANDLVNHMGITFVQRLKESTGMSPANVAGAYVIVRDIFHLPHWFRQIEALDYQVSADVQLELMDELMRLGRRATRWFLRSRRNEQNAARDVAHFGPHLAALGLKLDELLEGPTREGWQTRYQAYVAAGVPELLARMVAGTTHLYTLLPIIEASDVTGQNAADVAKAYFAVGSALDITWYLQQISALPVENNWQALAREAFRDDVDWQQRAITISVLQQGDGSQDVETRLALWMEAHEGMIERWRAMLVEIRAASGTDYAMYAVANRELLDLALSGQTVVTA, encoded by the coding sequence ATGGCGTTCTTCACCGCAGCCAGCAAAGCCGACTTCCAGCACCAACTGCAAGCGGCACTGGCGCAGCACATCAGCGAACAGGCACTGCCACAAGTGGCGCTGTTTGCTGAACAATTTTTCGGCATCATTTCTCTCGACGAGCTGACCCAGCGTCGGTTGTCCGACCTCGCCGGCTGCACCCTTTCTGCGTGGCGCCTGCTTGAGCGCTTCGATCACGCGCAACCGCAAGTGCGCGTCTACAACCCTGATTACGAACGCCACGGCTGGCAGTCGACGCACACGGCGGTCGAAGTGCTGCACCACGACCTGCCGTTCCTCGTGGACTCGGTACGTACCGAACTGAACCGTCGCGGTTACAGCATCCACACCCTGCAAACCACTGTGTTGAGCGTGCGTCGCGGCAGCAAGGGCGAGCTGCTGGAAATCCTGCCCAAGGGCACCCACGGCGAAGGCATTCTGCAAGAATCGCTGATGTACCTGGAAATCGACCGTTGCGCCAACGCGGCCGAACTGAATGTACTGAGCAAGGAACTGGAACAGGTTCTCGGTGAAGTCCGCGTGGCGGTCGCCGATTTCGAACCGATGAAAGCCAAGGTCCAGGAAATGCTGTCCGGCCTGGACAACAGCCAGTACAGCATCGACGGCGACGAAAAAGCCGAGATCAAGAGTTTCCTGGAATGGCTGGTGGGCAACCACTTCACGTTCCTGGGCTATGAAGAGTTCGTGGTGCGCGATGAAGCCGATGGCGGCCACATCGAATACGACCAGAACTCCTTCCTGGGCCTGACCAAACTGCTGCGCGCCGGCCTCACCGCCGATGACCTGCGCATCGAAGACTATGCCGTGAACTACCTGCGCGAACCGACGCCACTGTCGTTCGCCAAGGCCGCGCACCCGAGCCGCGTACACCGTCCGGCGTACCCGGACTACGTGTCGATCCGTGAAATCGACGCCGACGGCAACGTGATCAAGGAATGCCGTTTCATGGGCCTGTACACCTCGTCGGTGTATGGCGAGAGCGTGCGGGTCATCCCGTACATCCGTCGCAAGGTCGAGGAAATCGAACGCCGTTCCGGCTTCCAGGCCAAGGCTCACCTGGGCAAGGAACTGGCGCAGGTGGTTGAAGTGCTGCCGCGCGACGATCTGTTCCAGACCCCGGTGGACGAGCTGTTCAGCACCGTGATGTCGATCGTGCAGATCCAGGAACGCAACAAGATCCGCGTGTTCCTGCGCAAAGACCCGTACGGCCGCTTCTGCTACTGCCTGGCCTACGTGCCACGCGACATCTATTCCACCGAAGTGCGTCAGAAGATCCAGCAAGTGCTGATGGATCGCCTGAAAGCCTCGGACTGCGAGTTCTGGACCTTCTTCTCCGAATCCGTGCTGGCCCGTGTGCAACTGATTCTGCGGGTTGACCCGAAGAACCGCCTGGACATCGATCCGGTGCTGCTGGAAAAAGAAGTGGTGCAGGCCTGCCGCAGCTGGCAGGACGACTACGCCAACCTGGTAGTGGAAAGCTTCGGCGAAGCCCACGGCACCAACGTGCTGGCCGACTTCCCGAAAGGCTTCCCGGCCGGTTACCGCGAGCGTTTCGCGGCGCATTCGGCCGTGGTCGACATGCAGCACCTGCTGAGCCTGACCGAAAAAAATCCGCTGGTGATGAGCTTCTATCAGCCGCTGGGCCAGGTGTCCGGTCAGCGCGAGCTGCACTGCAAGCTGTACCACGCCGATACCCCGCTGGCACTGTCCGACGTCTTGCCGATCCTGGAAAACCTCGGCCTGCGCGTACTGGGTGAGTTCCCGTATCGCCTGCGTCACAACAATGGCCGCGAGTTCTGGATTCACGATTTCGCGTTCACCGCCGCTGAAGGCCTGGAACTCGACATCCAGCAGCTCAACGACACGCTGCAGGACGCCTTCGTCCACATCGTGCGTGGCGAAGCCGAGAACGACGCGTTCAACCGCCTGGTGCTGACGGCCGGCCTGCCATGGCGTGACGTCGCGCTGCTGCGTGCCTACGCCCGTTACATGAAGCAGATCCGTCTGGGCTTCGACCTGGGTTACATCGCCAGCACCCTGAACAACCACACCGACATCGCTCGTGAGCTGACCCGGTTGTTCAAGACCCGCTTCTACCTGGCGCGCAAACTGTCCAGCGACGACCTGGAAGACAAGCAGCACCGTCTGGAACAGGCCATCGTCACCGCACTGGACGACGTCCAGGTGTTGAACGAAGACCGCATCCTGCGTCGCTACCTGGACCTGATCAAGGCCACCCTGCGGACCAACTTTTACCAGACCGATGCCAACGGTCAGAACAAGTCCTACTTCAGCTTCAAGTTCAACCCGCACGCCATTCCAGAGCTGCCCAAGCCTGTACCGAAGTTCGAAATCTTCGTTTACTCGCCACGCGTCGAAGGCGTGCACCTGCGCTTCGGCAACGTCGCTCGCGGCGGCCTGCGCTGGTCCGACCGTGAAGAAGACTACCGCACCGAAGTGCTGGGCCTGGTAAAAGCCCAGCAAGTGAAGAACTCGGTCATCGTGCCGGTGGGCGCGAAGGGCGGCTTCCTGCCGCGTCGCCTGCCACTGGGTGGTGGCCGTGACGAGATCGCGGCAGAGGGCATCGCCTGCTACCGCATCTTCATCTCGGGCCTGTTGGACATCACCGACAACCTGAAAGACGGCGCGCTGGTGCCACCGGTCAACGTCGTGCGTCATGACGACGATGACCCGTACCTGGTGGTGGCTGCGGACAAGGGCACGGCGACCTTCTCCGACATCGCCAACGGCATTGCCATCGACTACGGTTTCTGGCTCGGCGACGCCTTTGCCTCCGGCGGCTCGGCTGGCTACGACCACAAGAAAATGGGCATCACCGCCAAGGGCGCGTGGGTCGGCGTACAACGCCACTTCCGCGAGCGCGGTATCAATGTCCAGGAAGACAGCATCACTGTTGTGGGCGTCGGTGACATGGCCGGTGACGTGTTCGGTAACGGCCTGTTGATGTCAGACAAGCTGCAACTGGTCGCGGCCTTCAACCACCTGCACATCTTCATCGATCCGAACCCGCAGCCGGCCAACAGCTTCGTTGAACGTCAGCGCCTGTTCGACCTGCCGCGTTCGGCCTGGTCGGATTACGACACCAGCATCATGTCCGAAGGTGGCGGCATCTTCTCGCGCAGCGCGAAGAGCATCGCGATCTCGCCGCAGATGAAAGAACGCTTCGACATCGAGGCCGACAAGCTGACCCCGACCGAACTGCTGAACGCCTTGCTCAAGGCGCCAGTGGACCTGTTGTGGAACGGCGGTATCGGCACCTACGTCAAGGCCAGCACCGAAAGCCACGCCGATGTCGGCGACAAGGCCAACGATGCACTGCGCGTGAACGGCAACGAACTGCGCTGCAAAGTCGTGGGCGAGGGCGGCAACCTCGGCATGACCCAACTGGGTCGTGTGGAATTCGGCCTCAATGGCGGCGGCTCCAACACCGACTTCATCGACAACGCCGGTGGTGTGGACTGCTCCGACCACGAAGTGAACATCAAGATCCTGCTGAACGAAGTGGTTCAGGCCGGCGACATGACCGAGAAGCAACGTAACCAGTTGCTCGGCAGCATGACCGACGAAGTCGGTGGTCTGGTTCTGGGCAACAACTACAAGCAGACTCAGGCGCTGTCTCTGGCGGCCCGTCGTGCCCTGCCGCGGATCGCTGAATACAAGCGTCTGATGAACGATCTGGAAGGCCGTGGCAAGCTGGATCGCGCCATTGAATTCCTGCCGTCCGAAGAGCAGATCAACGAGCGCGTCGCGGCAGGCCATGGCCTGACCCGTGCCGAGCTGTCGGTGCTGATCTCCTACAGCAAGATCGACCTCAAGGAAGCGCTGCTCAACTCCCAGGTGCCGGACGACGACTACCTGACCCGCGACATGGAAACCGCTTTCCCGCCGATGCTGGTCAGCAAGTTCTCCGAAGCCATGCGTCGTCACCGTCTGAAGCGTGAAATCGTCAGCACCCAGATCGCCAACGATCTGGTGAACCACATGGGCATCACCTTCGTTCAACGACTCAAAGAGTCGACCGGCATGAGCCCGGCGAACGTGGCGGGCGCTTATGTGATCGTGCGTGACATTTTCCACCTCCCGCACTGGTTCCGTCAGATTGAAGCCCTGGACTATCAGGTCTCCGCTGACGTGCAACTGGAGCTGATGGACGAGCTGATGCGTCTGGGCCGTCGCGCTACGCGCTGGTTCCTGCGCAGCCGCCGCAACGAGCAGAACGCTGCCCGTGACGTCGCGCATTTCGGTCCACATCTGGCAGCGCTGGGCCTCAAGCTCGACGAACTGCTGGAAGGCCCGACCCGCGAAGGCTGGCAGACCCGCTATCAGGCCTACGTCGCGGCTGGCGTACCTGAGCTGCTGGCGCGCATGGTTGCAGGCACTACGCACCTGTACACCTTGCTGCCGATCATCGAAGCGTCGGATGTCACTGGCCAGAACGCAGCGGACGTGGCCAAGGCCTATTTCGCCGTGGGCAGCGCCCTGGACATCACCTGGTACCTGCAACAGATCAGCGCATTGCCGGTTGAAAACAACTGGCAGGCCCTGGCCCGTGAGGCGTTCCGTGACGACGTCGACTGGCAGCAACGTGCGATCACCATCTCCGTCCTGCAACAGGGCGACGGCAGTCAGGACGTGGAAACACGCTTGGCGCTGTGGATGGAAGCGCACGAAGGCATGATCGAACGCTGGCGCGCAATGCTGGTGGAAATCCGTGCCGCCAGCGGTACGGACTACGCCATGTACGCGGTGGCCAACCGTGAGTTGCTGGACCTGGCGTTGAGTGGTCAGACGGTTGTGACAGCCTGA
- a CDS encoding ATPase → MKLALVSTFSLATLLVGCSIPTAPTAVSSMDFPVGRTGSMKVANGRNVSLGIVYSPSTQTNRAYLADYQANAGTGFGQSLLVQPIHDAYVATSNPNFAVDGVKAALQRQFGLVTVYPDMQSLRAAKPDVVAVVDTHSQLMTSRSSDIKADVSVSFYDSQLRYIATAQGHDAESLSPLWADFKRSEEIVSDINEQQNVQVRALKNFDQSLSNLLTRPTSNVSMIDSHTGQKL, encoded by the coding sequence ATGAAACTTGCGCTTGTCAGTACTTTCAGTCTTGCCACGCTGTTAGTCGGTTGCTCAATTCCAACCGCCCCCACCGCCGTTTCTTCGATGGACTTTCCCGTCGGCCGTACCGGTTCCATGAAAGTTGCCAACGGCCGAAACGTGTCATTGGGCATCGTCTACAGCCCGAGCACCCAGACCAACCGCGCCTACCTTGCCGACTACCAGGCCAACGCCGGCACCGGTTTCGGCCAGAGCCTGCTGGTGCAACCGATCCACGATGCCTATGTGGCGACGTCCAACCCGAACTTCGCCGTGGACGGGGTCAAGGCGGCGTTGCAACGCCAGTTCGGCTTGGTGACGGTCTACCCGGACATGCAAAGTTTGCGGGCAGCGAAGCCGGACGTGGTGGCAGTTGTCGATACTCACAGCCAGCTGATGACGTCACGAAGCTCCGATATCAAGGCCGATGTCAGTGTGTCCTTTTATGACTCGCAGTTGCGTTACATCGCCACTGCACAAGGGCATGACGCTGAATCATTGAGTCCGCTGTGGGCAGACTTCAAACGCAGCGAAGAGATTGTTTCCGATATTAACGAGCAGCAGAATGTGCAAGTTAGGGCGCTGAAAAATTTTGACCAGTCGCTCAGTAATTTATTGACCAGGCCGACAAGTAACGTGTCGATGATTGATAGTCATACCGGTCAGAAGTTGTAG